A stretch of the Uranotaenia lowii strain MFRU-FL chromosome 3, ASM2978415v1, whole genome shotgun sequence genome encodes the following:
- the LOC129756219 gene encoding uncharacterized protein LOC129756219, whose product MDIESPTKVKQEPMDLEQAIPRFCVASGSGADEIPTRVETIDLTKEEFLTEFMNFVEAIQVHRKTRTSLRSICRQRAQKVEEFLPLQVVHIQLITFYQEAYVCSLFGLDFKKIMIYGRVIPGTVRQENNTHIYRLDDGTGSVEVHYPHGLKRDLDNMAAVNSCENILNSRTALNEDQVPDDPEQLADLKQLLSLIKTRCKKQVEYFPLGSHCFIIGRPFLNRTDRVSIFAYSMHADDSTIGGPTTELFWKTHLAQCYERRYMSEVSK is encoded by the exons ATGGATATCGAATCACCGACAAAGGTGAAACAAGAACCAATGGATCTGGAACAAGCAATTCCTCGTTTCTGCGTTGCTTCCGGTTCTGGGGCAGATGAAATTCCGACGCGTGTGGAAACCATAGATCTGACCAAAGAAGAATTTCTCACGGAATTCATGAACTTTGTGGAAGCCATTCAAGTTCACCGCAAAACTCGAACGTCCTTACGGAGCATCTGCCGACAACGAGCTCAGAAGGTCGAAGAATTCCTTCCGCTGCAAGTGGTGCATATTCAGCTTATCACCTTCTACCAGGAGGCCTACGTTTGTAGCTTGTTCGGTTTGGACTTCAAGAAAATCATGATTTATGGCCGAGTGATACCTGGTACAGTCAGGCAGGAAAATAATACTCACATCTATCGATTGGATGATGGAACTGGTTCGGTTGAGGTTCACTATCCACATGGATTGAAACGTGATTTAG ATAATATGGCCGCAGTCAATAGCTgcgaaaacattttaaacagcCGAACAGCGCTCAATGAAGATCAGGTCCCGGACGATCCCGAGCAACTTGCGGATCTTAAACAGTTGCTTAGTCTCATAAAAACCCGTTGTAAGAAACAGGTTGAATACTTTCCGCTGGGGAGCCACTGTTTCATTATAGGCCGGCCCTTTCTCAATCGCACAGACCGGGTGTCCATCTTTGCCTACAGTATGCACGCCGATGATTCGACCATCGGTGGCCCTACGACGGAACTTTTCTGGAAAACACATCTGGCACAGTGCTACGAAAGACGGTACATGTCGGaagtttcgaaataa
- the LOC129756218 gene encoding pre-mRNA-processing factor 19, with translation MSLVCSISNEVPEHPVVSPRSGSIFEKRLIEKYILENECDPVNGEPLRAEELIEIKTPPIVRPKPPSATSIPATLKMMQDEWDALMLHAFTQRQQLQTARQELSHALYQHDAACRVIARLNKEVAAAREALATLKPQTGMTSIQSMPQPSIASESGGIASQPIEQAGMSVEVIQKLQDKATVLTQERKKKGRTVPEELVSAEKIRGFLTLASHPGLHSASVPGILALDINHSDQSKILTGGNDKNATVFNKDTEQIVAILKGHTKKVTKVIFHPEDDTVITASPDACIRIWHVPTSQTQLLLRCHDGPVTGLSLHPTGDYVLSTSSDRHWAFSDIRSGRLLTKVPDTAEIGLTTAQFHPDGLIFGTGTEDSQVKIWDLKEQSNVANFPGHTGPITAISFSENGYYLATAADDACIKLWDLRKLKNFKTITLDEGYEIKDLCFDQSGTYLAIAGTDIRVYLCKQWQELKVFNDHTAMATGVRFGRHAQYLASTSMDRTLKLYGIE, from the exons ATGTCGCTCGTGTGCAGTA TATCGAATGAGGTTCCGGAACATCCAGTGGTGTCTCCAAGGTCTGGTTCCATCTTTGAAAAGCGATTGATTGAGAAGTACATATTAGAAAATGAATGCGATCCAGTCAATGGTGAACCGCTCAGGGCGGAGGAATTGATCGAAATTAAGA CACCTCCAATCGTACGACCGAAACCACCAAGCGCAACCAGTATTCCGGCTACCTTGAAGATGATGCAAGACGAGTGGGACGCCCTGATGTTACATGCTTTCACTCAGAGACAGCAGCTGCAAACGGCCCGACAGGAACTGTCCCATGCTCTATATCAGCACGATGCCGCCTGTCGTGTCATTGCCCGTCTGAATAAGGAAGTGGCTGCCGCTCGAGAAGCTTTAGCCACTCTGAAACCACAGACCGGTATGACGTCCATCCAGTCGATGCCACAACCGTCGATAGCTTCCGAATCCGGTGGAATTGCCAGCCAGCCGATCGAGCAAGCTGGCATGAGCGTCGAAGTTATTCAGAAACTGCAGGATAAGGCTACAGTGCTCACGCAAGAACGTAAAAAGAAAGGCCGTACCGTGCCGGAAGAGTTGGTCAGTGCCGAGAAAATCCGTGGATTTCTTACTTTGGCTTCTCATCCGGGTCTGCATTCTGCTAGTGTTCCTGGCATTTTAGCTCTTGACATAAACCATTCTGATCAAAGTAAGATTTTGACCGGCGGAAACGATAAGAATGCAACCGTTTTCAACAAGGACACTGAACAGATTGTGGCAATTTTGAAAGGACACACCAAGAAAGTTACCAAGGTTATATTCCACCCGGAGGACGACACTGTTATCACTGCATCACCGGATGCATGCATACGCATTTGGCATGTGCCCACTTCTCAGACTCAGTTGCTGTTGCGTTGCCACGATGGACCCGTGACTGGATTGTCACTGCATCCAACCGGAGATTACGTTCTATCAACTTCTTCAGATAGACATTGGGCTTTCTCGGACATTCGCTCGGGTCGTTTACTCACCAAAGTTCCGGACACGGCTGAGATTGGCTTGACCACTGCTCAGTTCCATCCTGACGGGTTGATTTTTGGAACCGGAACCGAGGATTCGCAAGTGAAGATTTGGGATCTGAAGGAACAAAGTAACGTGGCCAATTTCCCCGGACACACTGGACCCATAACGGCTATTTCGTTCTCCGAAAACGGTTACTATCTGGCAACGGCAGCCGATGACGCCTGTATTAAGCTGTGGGATTTGCGAaagttgaaaaacttcaaaaccatCACACTGGACGAGGGTTACGAAATCAAGGATTTATGCTTCGATCAAAGCGGTACCTATTTGGCGATTGCAGGTACCGATATAAG GGTCTACTTGTGCAAGCAATGGCAGGAGCTGAAGGTATTCAACGATCACACCGCAATGGCTACCGGAGTGCGATTCGGGCGGCATGCTCAGTATCTGGCCTCGACGAGTATGGACCGTACTCTTAAGCTGTACGGCATCGAGTAG
- the LOC129756217 gene encoding phosphoacetylglucosamine mutase, producing the protein MTFNLRQVYAFAREYHQKRDNQKDIQYGTAGFRSHADNLDYVMYRMGLLAVLRSRAKSGKVIGVMITASHNPEQDNGVKLIDPMGEMLEQRWEKLATALVNVSDDDLETQVGKISADEGIDNTMPAKVFVGMDTRYHSPQLAKAVLNGIAAMRGTVRDFGIVTTPMLHYFVTCSNTNMAYGLPTEDGYMHKLLRAFKTIRGKDFERGNYVNQVYYDGANGVGSLKMLGFIKKFDCYLNVKVFNSNGKINYNCGADYVKTNQRAPEGLPELEPNARCVSVDGDADRVLYYFTDAEGAFHLLDGDRIATLIAGFLKELVEKCGVDINMGLVQTAYANGASTDYIVNQLKVPVACVPTGVKHLHHKALDYDIGVYFEANGHGTIIYSTSVKDKIAAASKDESLTQEQRGAADILLQTIDLTNETVGDAISDMLLVETVLHYRGWSLNDWLATYTDLPNVLMKIKVEDRNVITTTDAERVCVTPEGLQDAINEIVAKYAKGRSFVRPSGTEDVVRVYAEADTKENTLQLALDVANVVYDKAGGTGERPQKPQI; encoded by the exons ATGACATTCAATTTACGCCAGGTTTACGCCTTCGCCCGGGAGTACCACCAGAAGCGGGACAACCAGAAGGACATACAGTATGGTACCGCCGGGTTTCGATCCCA CGCCGACAATTTGGACTACGTGATGTACCGCATGGGATTGCTGGCTGTGCTACGATCGCGGGCCAAGAGTGGAAAAGTGATTGGGGTGATGATTACCGCTTCGCACAATCCGGAACAGGACAACGGCGTCAAGCTGATCGACCCGATGGGTGAAATGTTGGAACAACGGTGGGAAAAGCTAGCCACTGCCCTTGTCAACGTCAGTGACGACGATCTGGAAACGCAGGTCGGAAAGATCAGTGCCGATGAAGGAATTGATAACACGATGCCGGCTAAGGTGTTCGTTGGAATGGACACTCGCTATCATAGCCCGCAGCTGGCCAAAGCTGTGTTGAATGGGATTGCTGCCATGCGGGGAACCGTGAGGGATTTTGGAATTGTGACGACTCCGATGTTGCATTATTTTGTGACATGCTCGAATACCAATATGGCTTATGGTTTACCCACCGAAGATGGATACATGCACAAGTTGTTAAGAGCATTCAAGACCATTCGTGGGAAAGATTTCGAGAGAGGCAATTACGTGAATCAGGTGTACTATGATGGCGCCAACGGAGTTGGATCGTTGAAGATGCTGGGCTTTATCAAAAAGTTCGATTGTTATCTCAACGTAAAAGTGTTCAATAGTAATGGTAAAATTAACTACAACTGTGGTGCTGATTACGTTAAGACTAATCAACGTGCCCCGGAAGGATTGCCAGAGCTAGAACCCAATGCACGATGCGTTTCAGTCGATGGTGATGCCGATCGAGTGCTGTACTATTTCACCGATGCGGAAGGTGCATTCCATTTGCTAGATGGAGACAGGATTGCCACCTTAATTGCAGG TTTTCTCAAGGAGTTGGTTGAAAAATGCGGCGTAGATATTAATATGGGACTAGTTCAAACTGCCTACGCAAATGGTGCTTCAACGGATTATATTGTTAATCAATTG aaagttcCCGTGGCTTGTGTGCCAACTGGCGTGAAACACTTGCACCATAAAGCACTTGATTATGATATCGGTGTTTACTTTGAAGCAAATGGACACGGTACCATTATCTACAGCACGAGCGTGAAAGACAAAATTGCTGCTGCCAGTAAAGACGAGTCGCTAACGCAAGAACAGCGAGGTGCAGCGGatattttgcttcaaacaaTCGACCTCACAAATGAAACTGTAGGCGATGCGATTTCGGACATGCTTTTGGTGGAAACTGTTCTCCATTACAGAGGTTGGAGTCTCAATGATTGGTTGGCCACCTACACCGATCTACCGAATGTTTTGATGAAGATCAAGGTTGAAGATCGTAACGTTATCACAACAACCGATGCCGAACGAGTTTGCGTCACGCCGGAAGGACTGCAGGACGCCATCAATGAAATTGTCGCCAAATACGCCAAGGGTAGATCGTTTGTGCGTCCTTCGGGTACCGAGGATGTAGTGCGCGTTTATGCCGAAGCGGATACCAAGGAGAATACACTGCAGTTGGCTCTCGATGTGGCCAATGTAGTTTACGATAAAGCCGGAGGGACCGGAGAACGGCCTCAGAAACCTCAAATCTAA